A genomic segment from Coccinella septempunctata chromosome 3, icCocSept1.1, whole genome shotgun sequence encodes:
- the LOC123310269 gene encoding uncharacterized protein LOC123310269, with translation MTPATVGSSHVGNLTPDLQNVILSTAIVNIFDKNGKRVAARALLDSGSQMSFLTDDLAQKIGHKSFYKVHNITGISGTVTKASRMIKIHMESMHFPKRFHLTCTILENITTKLSQLPIDKGIFNIPDHINLADSSFHIPEKIDLLIRADLYFELLIPEIIRLGKGHPVLQNSYLGWLVAGQTPLTANYSSHFAFLNVCNTFLDTEEISLNDFIPRFWQLEEISNERSLSSEDRLCEEIFQNSVVRVDSGSFQVDIPFLSQEHIQKLGDTFQSARSRFFSLEKKFQQDPEYRNNYITFINEYIRLGHAKYVEFDSDNPETYKGKVFLPHHGVVKENSTSTPLRVVFDASMKTTSGFSLNDIMLKGFSTQPELFDILVRFRIFKYVLTTDVQRMFRMIWISPKHRTFQNILWRERPTDSLKCLELETVTYGTRSAPFLATRYLKKLAQMKR, from the coding sequence ATGACTCCAGCTACTGTTGGTTCTAGCCATGTTGGTAATTTAACACCTGATCTTCAAAACGTTATATTATCTACTGCTAtcgttaatatttttgataaaaatgGAAAAAGGGTAGCGGCCCGAGCATTACTGGATTCCGGAAGTCAAATGTCGTTTTTGACTGACGATTTGGCCCAAAAAATAGGTCATAAGAGTTTTTATAAGGTTCACAATATCACTGGTATTTCTGGAACAGTAACGAAAGCTTCCAGAATGATTAAAATTCATATGGAATCGATGCATTTTCCTAAAAGGTTCCATTTGACCTGTACTATTTTGGAGAATATTACCACAAAACTGTCTCAGTTACCGATAGACAAAGGTATTTTCAATATTCCCGATCACATCAATCTCGCCGACAGTAGTTTTCATATTCCTGAAAAAATCGATTTGCTCATTAGAGCCGATTTGTACTTCGAACTTTTGATTCCTGAAATCATAAGATTAGGaaagggacaccctgtattacaGAATTCATATCTGGGTTGGTTAGTAGCAGGTCAAACGCCCTTAACTGCAAATTATAGTTCGCATTTTGCATTTCTCAATGTGTGTAATACATTTTTGGACACTGAAGAAATTAGTTTGAATGACTTTATACCCAGGTTTTGGCAATTAGAGGAAATATCGAACGAACGTTCTTTATCAAGCGAAGACAGACTTTGTGAGgagatttttcaaaattcagttgTTAGAGTGGATAGTGGATCCTTTCAGGTTGATATTCCATTTTTGTCTCAGGAACATATACAGAAATTGGGTGATACATTTCAGTCAGCACGAAGTAGATTTTTCTCTTTGGAAAAGAAGTTTCAGCAGGATCCAGAGTATAGGAATAATTACATAACATTCATTAATGAATATATCCGTTTGGGTCATGCTAAATATGTCGAATTTGATTCTGACAATCCTGAGACCTACAAGGGTAAAGTTTTCTTGCCCCACCACGGTGTTGTTAAGGAAAACAGCACTTCTACGCCTCTGAGAGTGGTATTTGATGCTTCTATGAAGACAACATCCGGATTTTCCTTGAACGACATAATGCTTAAAGGGTTTTCTACACAACCAGAATTGTTCGATATTCTGGTCCGATTTAGAATATTCAAGTATGTATTGACTACAGATGTTCAAAGAATGTTTAGGATGATCTGGATTTCTCCGAaacatagaacatttcagaaCATTTTATGGCGGGAGAGGCCCACAGATTCGCTAAAATGCCTTGAATTGGAAACTGTAACTTATGGTACCAGAAGCGCTCCCTTCTTGGCAACTCGTTATCTTAAAAAACTAGCTCAAATGAAAAGGTGA